The Microbacterium foliorum genome has a window encoding:
- a CDS encoding Dps family protein, producing MSKVQTVPTTASDPTVAAAAAQFLSPVVLGLQALTVNGKQAHWHVRGANFVGVHELLDTIVAHAGDFADTAAERIVALGLPIDARVSAVAAKAGATSVPAGFTQSDELVRAVIADIDAILVDVKAAIDGLDEVDLTSQDVAIEVMRGLEKDRWFLVSHIAA from the coding sequence ATGAGCAAGGTACAGACCGTTCCCACCACCGCCAGCGACCCGACCGTGGCAGCCGCAGCGGCTCAGTTCCTCTCCCCCGTCGTCCTGGGACTGCAGGCACTGACGGTCAACGGCAAGCAGGCCCACTGGCACGTTCGCGGCGCGAACTTCGTCGGCGTGCACGAGCTGCTCGACACGATCGTCGCCCACGCCGGTGACTTCGCCGACACGGCCGCCGAGCGGATCGTCGCGCTGGGGCTCCCGATCGACGCCCGCGTCAGCGCCGTCGCCGCCAAGGCCGGAGCCACCTCGGTTCCTGCAGGCTTCACGCAGTCCGACGAGCTCGTGCGCGCCGTCATCGCCGACATCGACGCGATCCTGGTCGATGTGAAGGCCGCGATCGACGGTCTCGACGAGGTCGACCTCACCAGCCAGGACGTCGCGATCGAGGTCATGCGCGGACTCGAGAAGGACCGCTGGTTCCTCGTGTCGCACATCGCCGCCTGA
- a CDS encoding endonuclease/exonuclease/phosphatase family protein encodes MSSPAAMGPASAPDLHVMSFNIRRAMDGPLVRRVDRWGRRAPAVAALLGAEAPTILGLQEVRPRALRIVREALGPRYRSLGRGRGRHGDGEGTPILYDTSRVTLRSWTQQALSDTPSSPGSIGWGNLIPRILVAAEFTDVATGLSLLVVNTHLDHLSRTSRAHSARAVVALVARSTAPAVVMGDLNAGDGSSAVRALIAGGLADSWSEAETRLTPEWGTCPGYRPARAGGRRIDRILVTPGIRVREAAMNDRSFDGIRPSDHLPVQSLLTIVEDDR; translated from the coding sequence ATGAGCAGTCCTGCGGCCATGGGGCCCGCGTCGGCTCCGGACCTGCACGTGATGTCCTTCAACATCCGTCGCGCGATGGACGGTCCCCTGGTCCGCCGAGTAGACCGGTGGGGCCGACGCGCCCCGGCCGTCGCGGCGCTGCTCGGAGCGGAGGCGCCGACGATCCTGGGGCTGCAGGAGGTGCGGCCCCGGGCGCTCCGTATCGTCCGAGAGGCGCTGGGCCCGCGGTACCGGTCGCTCGGTCGAGGTCGCGGGAGACACGGCGACGGCGAGGGCACTCCGATCCTCTACGACACCTCGCGGGTGACGCTGAGGTCGTGGACCCAGCAGGCGCTCTCGGACACGCCCAGCAGCCCGGGATCGATCGGCTGGGGCAACCTGATCCCCCGGATCCTCGTGGCCGCGGAGTTCACGGATGTCGCCACCGGCCTGTCTCTGCTGGTCGTGAACACCCACCTCGATCACCTCTCCCGCACCTCGCGTGCGCATTCCGCGCGCGCCGTCGTGGCGCTCGTCGCCCGCAGCACCGCGCCGGCCGTCGTGATGGGTGACCTGAACGCCGGGGACGGGTCGTCGGCCGTGCGGGCTCTGATCGCGGGAGGGCTGGCGGACAGCTGGAGCGAGGCGGAGACGCGACTGACCCCCGAGTGGGGCACGTGCCCGGGGTATCGACCTGCCCGCGCCGGGGGACGCCGCATCGATCGGATCCTCGTCACTCCCGGCATCCGCGTGCGGGAGGCCGCCATGAACGACCGATCGTTCGACGGCATCCGCCCCTCCGATCATCTGCCGGTGCAGAGTCTGCTCACGATCGTGGAGGATGACCGATGA
- a CDS encoding gamma carbonic anhydrase family protein: protein MVIARGASVLALPGKEPSIAQDVFVADGARIVGQVSLAAGSSVWYNAVLRADSASITVGARSNLQDNVSVHVDADHPVLLGADVSIGHNAVVHGCTIGDGSLVGMGAVVLSGAVIGAGCLVAGGAVVLGGTVVPDGSLVAGIPATVRRPLTDDERVGLRDNADAYLRHVRAHIEATPV, encoded by the coding sequence ATGGTCATCGCACGTGGAGCATCCGTTCTCGCACTTCCGGGAAAGGAGCCCTCGATCGCTCAGGACGTCTTCGTCGCCGACGGTGCTCGCATCGTCGGACAGGTCTCGCTGGCCGCAGGCTCGAGCGTCTGGTACAACGCCGTGCTGCGCGCGGACTCCGCCTCCATCACCGTCGGTGCGCGGAGCAACCTGCAGGACAACGTCTCGGTCCACGTCGACGCCGACCATCCCGTGCTCCTGGGAGCGGACGTGTCGATCGGACACAATGCCGTCGTGCACGGCTGCACGATCGGCGACGGCTCGCTCGTCGGCATGGGCGCCGTGGTGCTCAGTGGCGCGGTCATCGGCGCAGGGTGCCTCGTGGCGGGCGGTGCCGTCGTCCTCGGCGGCACCGTGGTGCCCGACGGATCCCTGGTCGCGGGGATACCCGCCACGGTGCGCAGGCCCCTCACCGACGACGAGAGGGTGGGACTCCGCGACAACGCCGATGCCTATCTCCGCCACGTGCGCGCGCATATCGAGGCCACACCGGTCTGA
- a CDS encoding DUF2238 domain-containing protein, whose protein sequence is MTLRDDFLRPPRTAAEWAADALRVIGVVAVGVAAIVLAPTDVGITALALPALMLPRMLGLRGWFDLTTCVLVLAAAWSNVFDLYRSVPGWDLLVHFACTGVLAVIAAVVLTRARIAPITRGDAVSARTPLVLLPLTALALSAVWEMVEWLGLTYLSDEIFVTYQDTIGDMVFGGLGGLVAGLALVFAPVERAAREASDAGMVASAVVRE, encoded by the coding sequence ATGACTCTCAGAGACGACTTCCTGCGTCCTCCCCGCACCGCCGCGGAATGGGCGGCGGACGCCCTCCGTGTCATCGGAGTGGTCGCGGTCGGTGTCGCGGCGATCGTGCTCGCGCCGACGGACGTCGGGATCACCGCGCTCGCCCTCCCCGCGCTGATGCTGCCACGGATGCTGGGGTTGCGCGGATGGTTCGATCTGACCACGTGCGTGCTCGTCCTCGCGGCGGCGTGGAGCAACGTGTTCGATCTGTACCGCAGCGTCCCCGGATGGGATCTGCTGGTGCATTTCGCCTGCACCGGCGTGCTCGCGGTCATCGCCGCCGTCGTGCTCACGCGCGCCCGGATCGCGCCGATCACCCGCGGCGACGCGGTGTCGGCTCGTACCCCGCTCGTGCTGCTCCCCCTGACCGCCCTGGCGCTCAGCGCGGTGTGGGAGATGGTCGAATGGCTGGGCCTGACGTATCTGAGCGACGAGATATTCGTGACGTATCAGGACACGATCGGCGACATGGTCTTCGGCGGTCTCGGCGGTCTGGTCGCGGGCCTCGCACTCGTGTTCGCGCCCGTCGAGCGCGCGGCACGAGAGGCGAGCGATGCAGGCATGGTCGCATCAGCAGTCGTGCGGGAGTAG